DNA sequence from the Tissierella sp. MB52-C2 genome:
TATGATGAGGAATATTATTTTTTTCACAGTATTCCACAATATCATTGGAAGCACGAGATCTTGCTCCTATGGCAATTACAACTGAATTACATGGAATTTCCTGTAGTTCTCCGGACTTTTCTATTACTACAGCATCCTCTTTGATTTCAACACACTTTGCATCCGTTAAAGTCTTTATATCATGAGCATATATACTTTCCATTACGCATATTTTTCGTAATTGTCCAAGGTCTTTTGCCACTTGGTCTAACATTTCTACCACAGTAATGCTACCTGCTGATTCTGCAAGATACTCTGCTACTTCTAATCCTACAAGACCACCACCAATAACTACAACCTTTCCTTTAGCAGTTGAATTTCCGCTAAGTATATCATGGGAGTTTGTTACATGACTTAAGTTACTGCCAGGAATATTTGGTTTAATTGGCTCTGAGCCTATGGCTATTATAACCTCATTAGGTGCTATTTCATCAATAACTTCTGGAGTAACAGGAGTAGATATTCTTATTTCTACACCCTCTCTTTTTGCCATTTCGCCCATAGCAATAGCCGCATCCTTCAGTTCCTCTTTTCTTGGAGCTTCACCTGCCAGTGCAAATTGCCCCCCAAGGGACTGACTAGCTTCACATACTATAGGATTATGACCTCTTCGTTTTAGAGTGATTGCAGCTTCAAGTCCTGCAACACCGCCACCTACTATTAGTACTTTTTTAGGATTAGGGGTTTTTATAAGCTTATATTCTTTTTCCCTGCCTAAAGCTGGGTTTCTTAGACAAGTAATAAATGGTGCTTCTGGATTTATGAAGCTATCATAGCAACCTTGGTTACATCCTACACATTTTACTATATTATCTACATCACCATCTTTGGCTTTGTTACAGAATTCTGGGTCAGCTAATTGTCCACGTCCTATAACTACCATATCTGCCTTGCCACTTTCTATTATTTCATTTGCTTGCTCAGGGTCATTTATACGTCCTACTGCTATTGTAATCATTCCTGTTTCTTTTTTGATTATCTCAGCATTAGATACATTGAATCCTCTTGGTAAATCCACAGGAGGTACTTCATATTTTATAGCTGCAGATGAGAAATTTCCTCTAGATACATTAAGTACATCTACACCTGCTTTTTTAGCTAAATTACAGAATTCAATGGTCTCTTCAATGGTTATACCATCTTCTAAATTATCATCATG
Encoded proteins:
- a CDS encoding FAD-dependent oxidoreductase, translating into MEFNSLFSPIRIRGMELKNRVVFPAMGTKMPTADKYVTQQIIDYHVERVLGGNGLNFTEVCGVHDKSTPAHFLSIGDDKYIPKLKELSDAIHDAGGKSGVQLWQGGMATASYQNHDIVVPSDTPMYGSDQMIPAASIETIKEIVKSFGDAARRAADAGFDCVEFHAGHNYSPHAFLSPAFNKRTDQYGGSFENRVRFLIECIEAIRSNIPEDMPLFIRIVAHDDNLEDGITIEETIEFCNLAKKAGVDVLNVSRGNFSSAAIKYEVPPVDLPRGFNVSNAEIIKKETGMITIAVGRINDPEQANEIIESGKADMVVIGRGQLADPEFCNKAKDGDVDNIVKCVGCNQGCYDSFINPEAPFITCLRNPALGREKEYKLIKTPNPKKVLIVGGGVAGLEAAITLKRRGHNPIVCEASQSLGGQFALAGEAPRKEELKDAAIAMGEMAKREGVEIRISTPVTPEVIDEIAPNEVIIAIGSEPIKPNIPGSNLSHVTNSHDILSGNSTAKGKVVVIGGGLVGLEVAEYLAESAGSITVVEMLDQVAKDLGQLRKICVMESIYAHDIKTLTDAKCVEIKEDAVVIEKSGELQEIPCNSVVIAIGARSRASNDIVEYCEKNNIPHHIIGDAVRARRALNAVGEAAEVARVI